The proteins below are encoded in one region of Amycolatopsis acidiphila:
- a CDS encoding RNA polymerase sigma factor, producing MSEPRVRPDPAFALLDLYEDALPEVYGYLLSRCGSRVVAEELTSETFLGAVTACRNAGAPPVSTPWLIGVARHKLVDHWRRREREERGLRLAHEAETVDPWDEELDALLARQVLAELGAHHRAALTLRYLDGLAVPEVARLLGRTVHATEALLVRARAAFRVVYREKEGRDD from the coding sequence GTGAGCGAACCGCGGGTACGACCGGACCCGGCCTTCGCGCTGCTCGACCTCTACGAGGACGCGCTGCCGGAGGTCTACGGGTACCTGCTGTCCCGCTGCGGGAGCCGTGTGGTCGCCGAGGAGCTGACTTCGGAGACGTTCCTCGGTGCGGTCACCGCCTGTCGGAACGCGGGGGCGCCGCCGGTGAGCACGCCGTGGCTCATCGGGGTCGCCCGGCACAAGCTGGTCGACCACTGGCGGCGGCGCGAGCGGGAGGAGCGAGGGCTGCGGCTGGCGCACGAGGCCGAGACCGTGGACCCGTGGGACGAGGAGCTCGACGCGTTGCTCGCCAGGCAGGTGCTCGCCGAACTCGGCGCGCACCACCGGGCCGCGCTGACCCTGCGCTACCTCGACGGCCTCGCGGTGCCGGAGGTCGCGCGGCTGCTGGGCCGGACCGTGCACGCGACGGAGGCCTTGCTGGTACGGGCCAGAGCCGCGTTCCGCGTCGTCTACCGGGAGAAGGAGGGCCGTGATGACTGA
- a CDS encoding MFS transporter → MASLLSSRLVSRHGHRVVPLGLSVQLLGLLTLVVTVPAAWPNLDVLDLAPGMLVTGAGQGLAAPTLFRVILSRVPAGSAGVGSGMLTTTQQTSPVLGVAALGTLFAALSTTGMATALVTVLLVQAAMTALVALAARRLPDPRG, encoded by the coding sequence GTGGCCTCGCTGCTCAGCAGCCGGCTGGTCAGCCGGCACGGGCACCGGGTGGTGCCCCTCGGGTTGTCCGTGCAACTGCTCGGCCTGCTGACGCTGGTGGTGACGGTGCCGGCGGCCTGGCCGAACCTCGATGTCCTGGACCTGGCACCCGGCATGCTCGTCACCGGCGCCGGACAGGGGCTGGCCGCGCCGACGCTGTTCCGGGTGATCCTGTCGCGGGTGCCCGCGGGCAGTGCCGGGGTCGGCAGCGGGATGCTGACGACGACTCAGCAGACCTCGCCGGTGCTCGGCGTGGCGGCGCTCGGCACCCTGTTCGCCGCGCTGAGCACGACCGGGATGGCGACCGCACTGGTCACGGTGCTGCTGGTCCAGGCGGCCATGACGGCGCTGGTCGCGCTCGCGGCCCGGCGGCTGCCCGACCCACGCGGCTGA